In Deferribacterota bacterium, the genomic window TGGATGGCGTTTTTCAATTAGCTTGGTGTGATCATAACCCCAACCTCTTATCCATTTACCAGGTGGTGATGATTCTGCTCTTTCTCTTACCTTATTTTTTATATCCCCAATAGATTTAACATCTTCTGACTTTAGATTTATTCCAAGCATATTTGTACCATAGGTTATAAAGTGTGCATGTGCATCTATAAAACCAGGCATTGCTATATTATCATCTAAATCAATTACCTTTGTTTTTGAACCTTTTAAGCATTCTAAATCTCTATTTAAACCAATTGCAATTATTTTCCCATCCTTAATTGCTAAAGCTTCTTCAAAGGGGTTGCCACTTTCCATTGTTATAATATTTCTCTTTTCACCTACACTATTTAATATAATATCAGCATACATAATTATATTGCCCTTACTATTTACACACCTCTTTAAAAACTCTTATAAAATTCTCTCCCATTATTTTCTTTACATCATCTAAGGTATAACCTTCCTCAATTAGCCTTCTAGTCAAGTTTGGAAAATAAGAAGAATCCTCTAAGTCTTTAGCTACTTCATCTGTTCCATCAAAATCAGATCCTATTGATACATGGTTAATACCGACTAAATCTACAATGTAGTTTATATGCTTAATAATATCATCTATTGTAGCTTCTCCAGAGTCATTTAAATAAGGAGCTACATTTGCAACACCAATCACACCCCCTTTACTTGCTATGGCAACAATCTGCTCATCTTTAAGATTTCTCTCATGGTTACAAACCTGCCATGCATTAGAATGGCTTGCAATAACTAGTGATTTACTTGCCTTAATAACATCCCAAAAACTTTCTTCTGACAGATGAGAGACATCTACTAACATACCTAGCTGATTCATCCTCTCTATAACTGCCCTACCAAAAGGGGTAAGTCCGCCATTTGACCTATTTGAGCCTTTAAAGCTTTTAGATACACCATCAGCAATTTGGTTGCTATAGTTCCACGTTAAGGTTATATATCTAACACCTTGTCTATAGAAATAGTCTAAATTTTCAAGTTTCCCCTCTAAGGCATCACCAGCCTCTATAGCAAGGATTGCTGCAATTTTTCCTTCCTTTTTTATTCTTTTTAAATCAGATGTATTATATGCCTGTTCAAGGACAGAGGTGCTTCTTACTGTTCCCTTAAAGGCTTTTATTAGTGTGGCTGTTCTCTCAAATGACCTATCTGGGTAATAATCAGGTGCAACCCATGCTGCAAAAACTTGTATATCAACTCCTCCTCCTATCATTCTGGGTATATCAATATGACCGATATTATTTCTCTTAGCTATATCTGTATTATTGTCAGATATATTTAGCAGTGTATCACAATGTAAATCAACTAAATTGAGATTGTAATGAATCTTTAGGGGATCCATATTGCCATTATGCCTTATAACTACACTTGGGTTATCATATAAATTAGTCTGATTATTATTTGTTTTTAACCCTTTATTTTCATTTATTTCCGTTTGCTCTATATTAACGGCATATAGATAATCTATATAACTCAAAAACAATAAAGATAAAATTAAAAAAAATAAAGCACTTTTCTTAATCTTTATTCACCCTTCTAATATTTAATTATACAAGCTTTAGAAAAGTTGATCAATATATTATATCAAAGCCAATCTATTTTATAATATATTTATTGAACTAATATAAAATTATTATAAATTGTAAAACATAGGATAAAATATAAAGGATAATTAAATGAATATAAAAAAATACTTATTATTTATAGTCATTAATATATTAATAATACCTACAATACTATTAGCAGATACAAAATGTATGTCCCTATATGGTAACAGCGAAAATGTTATAAGTGTTGCTACAGGAAGCCTTGGTAGACTCGGTTTACTCAAAGCTTTATCAAAACCTTTCACTAGTAAATACAATGTAAGTATATGCTATGTTTATGCTGGATCAGGTAAAGCATTAGAGCTTCTTCATCAAAAATAGGTTGATTTAGTTTTAGTGCATTCAGCTAAGGCAGAATTAAATGCTGTTAAAGAAGGATGGGCAACAAATAGAAAGCTTGTTTGTTCAAATGAGTTTTATATTGTTGGACCAAAAGATGATCCTGCGGGCATAAAAAAAGCAAAAGATGCTGTAGAGGCCTACAGGTTAATTGCAGAAAAGAAAGCTAAATTTTTATCAAGGGGCGATCAATCTGGAACGCATATGAAAGAACTTGAAATATGGGAAAAAACAGG contains:
- a CDS encoding dipeptidase yields the protein MSYIDYLYAVNIEQTEINENKGLKTNNNQTNLYDNPSVVIRHNGNMDPLKIHYNLNLVDLHCDTLLNISDNNTDIAKRNNIGHIDIPRMIGGGVDIQVFAAWVAPDYYPDRSFERTATLIKAFKGTVRSTSVLEQAYNTSDLKRIKKEGKIAAILAIEAGDALEGKLENLDYFYRQGVRYITLTWNYSNQIADGVSKSFKGSNRSNGGLTPFGRAVIERMNQLGMLVDVSHLSEESFWDVIKASKSLVIASHSNAWQVCNHERNLKDEQIVAIASKGGVIGVANVAPYLNDSGEATIDDIIKHINYIVDLVGINHVSIGSDFDGTDEVAKDLEDSSYFPNLTRRLIEEGYTLDDVKKIMGENFIRVFKEVCK